One Aegilops tauschii subsp. strangulata cultivar AL8/78 chromosome 7, Aet v6.0, whole genome shotgun sequence genomic window carries:
- the LOC109732494 gene encoding avenin-like b6, with amino-acid sequence MKVFILALLALAATTAIAQLETTCSQGFGQSQQQQQPGQRQLLEQMKPCVAFLQQKCSPLRMPFLQTQVEQLSSCQIVQYQCCQQLAQIPERTRCHAIHIVVEAIIQQQSQQQWQEPQQQAQHKSMRMLLENLSLMCNIYVPVQCQQQQQLGQQQQQQLQEQLTPCTTFLQQQCSPVTVPFPQIPVDQPTSCQNVQHQCCRQLSQIPEQFRCQAIHNVAEAIRQQQPQQQWQGMYQPQQPAQLESIRMSLQALRSMCSIYIPVQCPAPTAYNIPLVATYTSGAC; translated from the coding sequence ATGAAGGTCTTCATCCTGGCTCTCCTTGCCCTCGCAGCAACCACCGCCATTGCCCAGTTGGAAACCACATGTAGCCAGGGCTTTGGACAAtcccaacaacaacaacaacctgGTCAACGACAGTTGCTGGAGCAGATGAAGCCGTGTGTGGCATTCCTGCAACAAAAGTGTAGCCCACTGAGAATGCCATTCCTCCAGACACAAGTCGAGCAACTTAGCAGCTGCCAGATCGTGCAATACCAATGCTGCCAGCAGTTGGCGCAGATCCCAGAGCGAACCCGGTGCCATGCCATCCACATCGTGGTAGAGGCTATCATTCAACAACAATCCCAACAACAATGGCAGGAGCCCCAACAGCAAGCACAACATAAGAGCATGAGGATGTTGCTTGAGAACCTATCATTGATGTGCAACATCTACGTCCCGGTACAATGCCAGCAGCAACAACAACTggggcaacaacaacaacaacagttgcaggagCAGTTGACACCGTGCACGACATTCCTGCAACAGCAGTGTAGCCCAGTGACAGTGCCATTCCCCCAGATACCGGTGGATCAGCCTACCAGCTGCCAAAATGTGCAGCACCAATGTTGCCGACAGCTATCACAGATCCCAGAGCAATTCCGTTGCCAAGCCATCCACAACGTGGCGGAGGCTATCAGGCAACAACAACCCCAACAACAATGGCAGGGTATGTACCAGCCCCAGCAGCCAGCACAACTTGAGAGCATTAGGATGTCGCTTCAGGCCCTGCGGTCGATGTGTAGCATCTACATCCCAGTACAATGCCCCGCCCCCACCGCCTACAACATTCCATTGGTGGCTACCTACACTAGTGGTGCGTGCTAG